The Thermus brockianus genome window below encodes:
- a CDS encoding ABC transporter ATP-binding protein has translation MRLEAVVLAQDLTKHFRVALKEESLLGTLRHFLFRQYRLVRAVEGVSFAIRRGEVVGFLGPNGAGKTTTLKMLTGLLHPTRGEALVAGHVPWRRERAFLRKITLVMGNKQQLIWDLPAMDTLRLNAAIYEVPEGEFRKRVGELAEMLGLEGKLHQPVRKLSLGERMKAELLAALLHRPEVLFLDEPTLGLDVNAQVAVREFVRAYNARYGATILLTSHYMADIAALCERVLVIHHGRLLYDGALEGLLARFAPYREVRLVLAKPLPREALKAFGEVREAEGREARLLVPREGLTERVALILKGLPVEDLEVKEPPLEEVIARVFQSPKEVEG, from the coding sequence GTGCGCCTCGAGGCCGTCGTCCTCGCCCAAGACCTCACCAAGCACTTCCGCGTGGCCCTGAAGGAGGAAAGCCTCCTGGGTACCCTGCGCCACTTCCTCTTCCGCCAGTACCGCCTGGTGCGGGCGGTGGAGGGGGTGAGCTTCGCCATCCGGCGGGGGGAGGTGGTGGGCTTTTTGGGCCCCAACGGGGCGGGCAAGACCACCACCTTGAAGATGCTCACGGGGCTCCTCCACCCCACCCGTGGGGAGGCGTTGGTGGCGGGGCACGTGCCCTGGCGGCGGGAAAGGGCCTTCCTGAGGAAGATCACCCTGGTCATGGGCAACAAGCAACAGCTGATCTGGGACCTGCCCGCCATGGACACCCTCCGGCTCAACGCCGCCATCTACGAGGTCCCCGAGGGGGAGTTCCGGAAGCGGGTGGGGGAGCTGGCAGAGATGCTGGGGCTAGAGGGGAAGCTCCACCAGCCCGTGCGCAAGCTCTCCCTGGGGGAAAGGATGAAGGCGGAGCTTTTGGCCGCCCTCCTCCACCGCCCCGAGGTCCTCTTCCTGGACGAGCCCACCCTGGGCCTGGACGTGAACGCCCAGGTGGCGGTGCGGGAGTTCGTGCGGGCCTACAACGCCCGCTACGGGGCCACCATCCTCCTCACGAGCCACTACATGGCGGACATCGCCGCCCTTTGCGAAAGGGTCCTGGTCATCCACCATGGCAGGCTCCTCTACGACGGGGCCTTGGAGGGCCTTTTGGCCCGCTTCGCCCCCTACCGGGAGGTGCGGCTCGTCCTGGCCAAACCCCTTCCCCGGGAGGCCCTGAAGGCCTTCGGGGAGGTGCGGGAAGCGGAGGGGCGGGAGGCCAGGCTCCTCGTCCCCCGGGAGGGGCTCACGGAGCGGGTGGCCCTCATCCTGAAGGGGCTTCCCGTGGAGGACCTCGAGGTCAAGGAGCCCCCCCTGGAAGAGGTCATCGCCCGGGTCTTCCAAAGCCCCAAGGAGGTGGAGGGATGA
- a CDS encoding Uma2 family endonuclease: MATRYRFSVEAFERAFQGVPHVELLRGEVYQMSPMGPRHVAAVMRLDHQLKEALAGKALVAVQSPLRLAEDSEPEPDLLILKPPLERYQDRLPTPEDVLLLVEVADTSLEFDRGVKLPLYAEAGIPEVWLVNLKEGLLEVHRDPRVGRYREIRLLTPEEAVSPLAFPEVRLPWA; the protein is encoded by the coding sequence ATGGCCACCCGGTACCGCTTCAGCGTGGAAGCGTTTGAGCGGGCCTTCCAGGGGGTGCCCCACGTGGAGCTCCTAAGGGGAGAGGTGTACCAGATGAGCCCCATGGGACCCAGGCACGTGGCCGCCGTGATGCGCTTGGACCACCAGCTGAAGGAAGCTTTGGCAGGCAAGGCCTTGGTGGCGGTTCAGTCTCCCTTGCGCCTCGCGGAGGACTCCGAGCCCGAGCCGGACCTCCTCATCCTCAAGCCCCCCTTGGAGCGCTACCAGGATCGCCTCCCCACCCCCGAGGACGTCCTCCTCCTGGTGGAGGTGGCGGACACCTCCTTGGAGTTTGACCGAGGGGTGAAGCTTCCCCTCTACGCCGAGGCGGGCATCCCCGAGGTGTGGCTCGTGAACCTGAAGGAGGGCCTCCTGGAGGTCCACCGCGACCCCCGGGTTGGGCGGTACCGGGAAATCCGCCTCCTCACCCCCGAAGAGGCGGTGAGCCCCCTGGCCTTTCCCGAGGTCAGGCTTCCTTGGGCGTAG
- the cimA gene encoding citramalate synthase translates to MVEILDTTLRDGTQGEGVSLSVDDKVAIAKRLAAFGVHVIEGGWPGSNPKDAEFFARMKGVDLGAARLAAFGATRRKGLVPEEDPSVLALLEAETPVVVLFGKSWTLHVLEALETTLEENLHMIRDTVAFFARRGKRVIYDAEHFFDGYKEDPAYALATLEAAREGGADTLVLCDTNGGSLPEEVYAITKAVVERFPGVRVGIHPHNDAELAVANALAAVRAGATHAQGTINGYGERCGNLNLTSFLPTLVFKYGIPALPPERLKGLKELSHFVDERANLTPNRRAPYVGEAAFAHKAGVHVSAVLKNPRTYEHIPPEWVGNTRRFLVSDVSGRSNLLAKLQELGVDLSKEEAKRLLDEVKALEYEGYAFEGAEASFYLLAHRLKGGALPFSVEGFSVFVHGSGLDTAWAEATVRVRVGESLQHTAAESPFGPVSALDRAFRKAVLQFYPELAEVELTDYKVRILSGQEAGTNSGVRVMTEMRRGEERFATVGASENILEASLKALTDGYAYALLFARAPTPKEA, encoded by the coding sequence ATGGTGGAGATCCTGGACACCACGCTCCGGGACGGCACCCAAGGGGAGGGGGTAAGCCTCTCCGTGGACGATAAGGTGGCCATCGCCAAGCGGCTTGCCGCCTTTGGCGTCCACGTGATTGAGGGGGGCTGGCCCGGCTCCAACCCCAAGGACGCCGAGTTCTTCGCCCGCATGAAGGGGGTGGACCTGGGGGCGGCCCGGCTCGCCGCCTTTGGGGCTACCCGCCGCAAGGGGCTCGTGCCGGAGGAGGACCCCTCCGTCCTCGCCCTCCTGGAGGCGGAAACCCCGGTGGTGGTCCTCTTCGGCAAGAGCTGGACCCTGCATGTCCTCGAGGCCCTGGAGACCACCTTGGAGGAAAACCTCCACATGATCCGGGACACGGTGGCCTTCTTCGCCAGGAGGGGAAAGCGGGTCATCTACGATGCCGAGCACTTCTTTGACGGCTACAAGGAGGACCCCGCCTACGCCCTCGCCACCCTGGAGGCCGCCCGGGAGGGGGGAGCGGACACCCTGGTCCTTTGCGACACCAACGGGGGAAGCCTTCCCGAGGAGGTCTACGCCATCACCAAGGCCGTGGTGGAGCGCTTTCCCGGGGTTAGGGTGGGCATCCATCCCCACAACGACGCCGAGCTCGCCGTGGCCAACGCCCTGGCGGCGGTGCGGGCCGGGGCTACCCACGCCCAGGGCACCATCAACGGCTACGGGGAGCGGTGCGGCAACCTCAACCTCACGAGCTTCCTCCCCACCCTGGTCTTCAAGTACGGCATCCCCGCCCTTCCCCCGGAAAGGCTGAAGGGCCTAAAGGAGCTCTCTCACTTCGTGGACGAGCGGGCCAACCTCACCCCGAACCGCCGCGCCCCCTACGTGGGGGAGGCGGCCTTCGCCCACAAGGCGGGGGTGCACGTGTCCGCTGTCCTCAAAAACCCCCGCACCTACGAGCACATCCCCCCGGAGTGGGTGGGGAATACCCGCCGCTTCCTGGTCTCGGATGTCTCGGGCCGCTCCAACCTCCTCGCCAAGCTCCAGGAGCTCGGGGTGGACCTCTCCAAGGAGGAGGCCAAGCGCCTCTTGGACGAGGTGAAGGCCCTGGAGTACGAGGGCTACGCCTTTGAGGGGGCGGAGGCGAGCTTCTACCTCCTGGCCCACCGGCTCAAGGGCGGGGCCCTGCCTTTTAGCGTGGAGGGGTTTAGCGTCTTCGTCCACGGCTCGGGCCTGGACACCGCTTGGGCCGAGGCCACGGTGCGGGTGCGGGTGGGGGAGAGCCTCCAGCACACCGCCGCCGAGAGCCCTTTCGGCCCCGTTTCCGCCCTGGACCGGGCCTTCCGCAAGGCGGTGTTGCAGTTTTACCCGGAGCTCGCCGAGGTGGAGCTCACGGACTACAAGGTGCGCATCCTCTCGGGCCAGGAAGCGGGCACCAACTCGGGGGTGCGGGTGATGACCGAGATGCGGCGGGGGGAGGAGCGTTTCGCCACGGTGGGGGCCAGCGAGAACATCCTCGAGGCCTCCCTCAAGGCCCTCACGGACGGCTACGCCTACGCCCTCCTCTTCGCCCGGGCCCCTACGCCCAAGGAAGCCTGA
- a CDS encoding ABC transporter permease translates to MVFVRYLRVYLLFLRLSLAAEMEYRLNFLLGLFSSALTLLGALFGLLLLYQGGYRPGGWAWEEALLVLAAFTLLQGLGSTLLAPNLNKIVEHVQQGTLDFVLLKPLDPQFWLSLRVFSPWGLGDFLLGFGLLLFGGSRLGLGLQDYFLFALYWFLGAVMLYSLWFLLATTSIWFVKIYNVTEVLRGLLEAGRFPASSYPALYRFFFTFVVPVAFLTTVPAEAALGRGAPWVALGIALGLFLLARGFFRLALRSYTSASS, encoded by the coding sequence ATGGTCTTTGTGCGCTACCTGCGGGTCTACCTCCTCTTTTTGCGCCTTTCCTTGGCGGCGGAGATGGAGTACCGCCTGAACTTCCTCCTGGGGCTTTTCTCCTCGGCCCTCACCCTCCTCGGGGCCCTCTTCGGCCTCCTCCTCCTCTACCAGGGGGGGTACCGGCCGGGGGGGTGGGCCTGGGAGGAGGCCCTTTTGGTCCTCGCCGCCTTCACCCTCCTTCAGGGGCTTGGGAGCACCCTCCTCGCCCCTAACCTCAACAAGATTGTGGAGCACGTGCAGCAAGGCACCTTGGACTTCGTCCTCCTAAAGCCTTTGGACCCCCAGTTTTGGCTCTCTTTAAGGGTTTTCTCCCCATGGGGCCTTGGGGATTTCCTCCTGGGGTTTGGGCTTCTCCTCTTTGGGGGAAGCCGGCTTGGCCTGGGGCTTCAGGACTACTTCCTCTTCGCCCTCTACTGGTTCTTGGGGGCGGTCATGCTCTATAGCCTCTGGTTCCTCCTCGCCACCACCAGCATCTGGTTCGTGAAGATTTACAACGTGACCGAGGTCCTGCGGGGGCTTTTGGAAGCGGGGCGCTTTCCCGCCTCCAGCTATCCGGCCCTTTACCGCTTCTTCTTCACCTTCGTGGTACCCGTGGCCTTCCTTACCACGGTGCCGGCGGAGGCCGCCTTGGGAAGGGGGGCGCCCTGGGTAGCCCTCGGGATCGCCCTGGGCCTTTTCCTCCTGGCGCGGGGCTTCTTCCGCCTGGCCCTAAGGAGCTACACCTCGGCGAGCAGTTAA
- a CDS encoding ABC transporter permease: MRKAWALLGVYLAYMLEYRAELFLWALAGALPLILLGVWTEAARHGDFPLGPGEFARYFLMVFLVRQATVVWVVWEFERDVVEGRLSFRLLRPLDPFFDHLAAHVAERLARLPFVVLLTLLFFLLFPEARFPPEPLSFLLGLLLTALAFLLRYLMQYAIALLTFFSERATAVEEVFFLLYLFLSGTIAPLEVFPEPLRTLALLTPFPYLVYLPAALLAGQEVRLFPGLWVMLLWGVFFFLLWRLLWRLGLKHYAGHGA, translated from the coding sequence ATGAGGAAGGCCTGGGCCCTCCTAGGGGTGTACCTCGCCTACATGCTGGAGTACCGGGCGGAGCTTTTCCTTTGGGCCCTGGCGGGGGCGCTTCCCCTGATCCTCCTTGGGGTCTGGACGGAAGCGGCGCGGCACGGGGATTTCCCCTTAGGCCCCGGGGAGTTCGCCCGCTACTTCCTCATGGTCTTCCTGGTGCGCCAGGCCACGGTGGTCTGGGTGGTGTGGGAGTTTGAGCGGGACGTGGTGGAAGGGAGGCTCTCCTTCCGCCTCCTTAGGCCCCTGGACCCCTTCTTTGACCACTTGGCGGCCCACGTGGCGGAAAGGCTCGCCCGGCTTCCCTTCGTGGTCCTCCTCACCCTCCTCTTCTTTCTCCTCTTCCCCGAGGCCCGCTTCCCACCCGAGCCTTTGTCCTTCCTCCTCGGGCTCCTCCTCACCGCCCTAGCCTTTTTGCTCCGCTACCTCATGCAGTACGCCATCGCCCTCCTCACCTTCTTCAGCGAGCGGGCCACGGCAGTGGAGGAGGTCTTCTTCCTCCTTTACCTTTTCCTTTCTGGAACCATCGCCCCCCTGGAGGTCTTCCCCGAACCCCTAAGGACCCTCGCCCTCCTCACCCCCTTCCCCTACCTGGTCTACCTCCCCGCCGCCCTCCTGGCGGGGCAGGAGGTGCGCCTCTTCCCGGGCCTTTGGGTGATGCTCCTTTGGGGGGTTTTCTTCTTCCTCCTCTGGCGCCTCCTCTGGCGGCTTGGGCTCAAGCACTACGCCGGCCACGGGGCATAA